A single genomic interval of Paralichthys olivaceus isolate ysfri-2021 chromosome 7, ASM2471397v2, whole genome shotgun sequence harbors:
- the dus2 gene encoding tRNA-dihydrouridine(20) synthase [NAD(P)+]-like → MMAAGRLSFSNITALAPMVRVGTLPMRLLALDYGADVVYCEELIDIKMAKCQRVVNEVLHTVDFVAPDERVMFRTCEREKDRVVFQMGTADPDRALTVARLVEKDVAAVDVNMGCPKEYSTKGGMGAALLSDPDKIEAILRKLVTGVSIPVTCKIRILPSLEETIRLVQRIEKTGVTAVAVHGRLKEERPRHPLHCDYIQAVAQAVSIPIIANGGSLDLVKTNADIEEFRRATGASSVMLARAAMWNASVFVSQGPLPVERVMEEYLRYAIRYDNNAFNTKYCLCQMLRDKVESPLGKQLQAAQTNAEISEAYGLQEFYQQTQEQLRTRRDTLQSSSQPDRPVMDGDVTTMAVKFERREYPPQITPKMFLLEWSRKEKVEQPLYEMVQRSQDRGFQSTVTVAGKKYRSSLWEKSKKFAEQAAAVVCLRVLGIPEGRLGEEESGLVCKRKRDGKTNGTAEQERSKKRHLSTENQQETETSKTPAVANGDRCKAETTPEQL, encoded by the exons atgatggcagcaggcaggttGAGCTTCAGTAACATCACAGCCCTGGCTCCGATGGTGCGGGTCGGGACTCTACCCATGAGGCTGCTGGCTCTGGACTACGGAGCCGATGTGGTTTACTGCGAG GAGCTGATTGACATCAAGATGGCAAAGTGTCAGAGAGTGGTGAACG AGGTGCTGCACACGGTGGATTTCGTGGCTCCAGACGAGCGAGTGATGTTCAGGACCTGCGAGAGGGAGAAGGACAGAGTCGTCTTCCAGATG GGGACGGCTGATCCAGACAGAGCGCTGACCGTGGCTCGACTTGT GGAGAAGGACGTGGCCGCCGTTgatgtgaatatgggctgtccGAAGGAATACTCCACTAAG GGCGGGATGGGAGctgctcttctgtctgaccCTGACAAGATCGAGGCG ATCCTCAGGAAGCTGGTCACAGGCGTGTCCATACCAGTGACGTGTAAAATTCGGATCCTGCCTTCG TTGGAGGAAACGATCCGTCTGGTTCAGAGGATCGAGAAGACCGGCGTCACTGCTGTTGCCGTCCACGGCCG GTTGAAGGAGGAGCGTCCCAGACATCCCCTCCATTGTGATTACATCCAGGCCGTCGCTCAGGCTGTTTCCATCCCCATCATCGCCAA CGGAGGTTCTCTGGACCTGGTGAAGACCAACGCGGACATCGAGGAGTTCAGGAGGGCGACCGGAGCCTCATCCGTCATGTTGGCTCGAGCTGCCATGTGGAACGCATCGGTGTTCGTCAGCCAGGGACCACTTCCTGTGGAGAGGGTCATGGAGGAATACCTCAGATAT GCGATCCGCTACGACAACAACGCCTTCAACACCAAATACTGTCTGTGTCAGATGCTGAGAGACAAGGTGGAGTCTCCTCTGGGGAAGCAGCTGCAGGCGGCTCAGACCAACGCCGAAATCAG CGAGGCGTACGGGCTGCAGGAGTTTTACCAGCAGACGCAGGAGCAGCTGCGGACCAGGAGGGACAccctgcagagcagcagccagCCCGACCGGCCCGTCATGGACGGAGACGTCACCACCATGGCCGTCAAGTTTGAAcg gaGGGAGTATCCACCTCAGATCACTCCCAAGATGTTCCTGCTGGAGTGGAGCCGCAAAGAGAAAGTGGAGCAACCGCTGTACGAGATG gtgcaGCGTTCACAGGATCGAGGCTTTCAGTCGACTGTGACTGTAGCAGGAAAGAAATACAGATCTTCACTGTg GGAGAAGTCGAAGAAGTTTGCAGAGCAGGCGGCTGCCGTCGTCTGCCTGCGAGTTCTGGGGATCCCAGAGGGTCGCTTGGGCGAGGAGGAGTCCGGCCTGGTCTGCAAGAGGAAGAGGGACGGGAAGACGAACGGCACAGCGGAGCAAGAAAGAAGCAAGAAACGACACCTTTCTACCGAGAACCAGCAGGAAACGGAAACCTCAAAGACTCCGGCGGTGGCCAATGGTGACCGTTGTAAAGCAGAGACGACTCCAGAGCAGCTGTAG
- the LOC109645229 gene encoding nuclear factor of activated T-cells, cytoplasmic 3-like isoform X1 — MEELDFRLSFEEDSGGRASSAGRVSSAGRASSAGPDVRLPPSSTLALAEQPVIQELQSHPLYYSTLENYQHVGCHSQGPQYGAQGNPRAFDCPSIQITSIAPNSHVEPSSGQEALAVGGAEGGYPEAPWSRDQLYLPLDPCYRDPALCQSPCSSMSSRSWMSDLSSCESFSHIYDDVEGDLGDAARLAMGSPLGSPLGSPGCGGGAFGVELWQQKYQHPGAFSPSLSPHQSPRQSPCHSPRTSITEESWLNRRPTSRPSSRPTSPCGKRRHTSADPRIRARSPSPHHSPSPSPSASPRDSVTDETWVGSPAGALGSLLMSGYQELDVPSKTRRTSGSQLGLLPGQGDPGLELFQDSPTDEAQEHDGLAELFLQVPSHFSWNKPKPGNPPLFRTSSPPPLDWPLPCQYDQCELRLELQPKSYHRAHYETEGSRGSIKASTGGHPVVKLNGYSEQPVSMLLFIGTADDRYLRPHSFYQVHRVTGKTVTTTCQEKTMGYNKVLEIPLLPENNMSASIDCAGILKLRNADIELKKGETDIGRKNTRVRVVLRVALPQPDGRMLWLQTASNPVECSQRSGQEIPQVESFSPAGCSVDGGEELLIIGSNVSAQSRVVFMEKGHDGRSMWEMDGRVVPEKSSRSSVVVEVPSYYKKITCPVQVQFYVSNGKRRRSLTKSFTFLPGVRRHLPAAAPGPQLVKQERWELSHNTSGFGTDVAYYDSGGLPVHCGPPSQKAPFLHHPPASSVPLQTPVMFSHSSSALLHSSSMPPQTSSVPHQTLIPLQTFTLPPQTSSIPPQMSTMPPQAPSVPLQTFVIPSQTSSLPPQTSPVGRQREQSPSPSSRRVFETPAEPQKDALLSIKQEPVDKENLGSLGLQEITLDDVNEIIDRDISGLSSGADQFDQYHQYDWEHKSSDAALPFCGGPQ, encoded by the exons atggaggagctggacttcAGGCTGAGCTTCGAGGAGGACTCCGGGGGACGAGCCTCCTCCGCGGGACGTGTCTCCTCCGCGGGACGAGCCTCCTCCGCAG GTCCAGATGTGAGGTTGCCTCCCTCCTCTACGCTGGCTCTGGCCGAGCAGCCCGTGATTCAGGAGCTGCAGAGTCACCCGCTGTATTACTCCACCTTAGAGAACTACCAGCATGTTGGCTGCCATTCCCAGGGGCCCCAGTATGGAGCCCAGGGTAACCCCAGAGCCTTCGACTGCCCGAGTATCCAGATCACCTCTATAGCTCCCAACAGCCATGTGGAGCCCAGCTCTGGACAAGAAGCATTGGCAGTGGgtggagcagagggaggctACCCTGAGGCACCGTGGTCCAGAGACCAGCTGTACTTGCCCCTGGACCCCTGCTACCGGGACCCGGCACTCTGCCAGAGCCCTTGCAGCAGCATGTCTTCCAGGAGCTGGATGTCGGACCTCTCCTCCTGCGAGTCCTTCTCCCACATCTACGATGATGTGGAGGGGGATCTTGGAGATGCCGCCCGCCTTGCCATGGGATCCCCACTCGGGTCACCTCTGGGCTCGCCGGGCTGTGGGGGTGGGGCCTTTGGGGTGGAGTTATGGCAACAGAAATATCAACATCCTGGAGCTTTCAGCCCGTCACTGTCGCCCCATCAGTCGCCCCGTCAGTCGCCCTGCCATTCGCCTCGCACCAGCATCACAGAGGAGAGCTGGCTGAACCGCCGACCCACGTCCAG GCCGTCATCCAGACCAACCTCTCCCTGTGGCAAGAGACGCCACACCAGCGCTGACCCTCGCATCCGTGCCCGCTCACCCTCCCCTCACCACTCACCCAGTCCCTCACCGAGCGCCTCCCCTCGGGACAGTGTGACAGATGAAACGTGGGTAGGAAGCCCCGCCGGGGCCCTCGGGTCCCTTCTGATGTCCGGCTACCAGGAGCTGGACGTCCCCTCTAAGACCAGGAGGACATCAGGAAGCCAGCTGGGACTCCTCCCCGGTCAGGGGGACCCAGGGTTGGAACTGTTCCAGGATTCTCCCACGGACGAGGCACAAGAACACGATGGCCTGGCTGAGCTCTTCCTTCAGGTGCCCTCCCACTTCAGCTGGAACAAACCTAAACCTGGAAACCCTCCACTGTTCAG GACCTCGTCCCCCCCGCCTCTGGACTGGCCTCTGCCGTGTCAGTACGACCAGTGTGAGCTGAGGCTGGAGCTCCAGCCCAAGTCGTACCACAGGGCACATTATGAGACGGAGGGCAGCAGAGGCTCCATCAAAGCATCTACTGGAGGACACCCTGTCGTCAAG TTGAACGGATACAGCGAGCAGCCGGTCAGCATGCTGTTGTTCATCGGCACCGCAGACGACCGCTACCTTCGCCCGCATTCCTTCTACCAGGTCCACCGAGTGACGGGGAAAACGGTCACTACCACCTGCCAGGAGAAAACCATGGGTTACAACAAAGTCCTGGAGATCCCTCTGCTTCCAGAAAACAACATGTCGGCAAG CATCGACTGCGCCGGCATCCTGAAGCTGCGCAATGCCGACATCGAGCTGAAGAAAGGAGAGACGGATATCGGGCGTAAGAACACGAGGGTGCGAGTCGTGTTGAGGGTTGCCCTCCCTCAGCCAGACGGCCGGATGCTGTGGCTACAGACGGCTTCTAATCCTGTGGAGTGTT CCCAGCGCTCGGGTCAGGAGATTCCTCAGGTGGAAAGCTTCAGTCCAGCCGGCTGCTCTGTGGATGGAGGCGAGGAGCTGCTCATCATCGGGTCCAACGTCTCTGCTCAGTCCAGGGTTGTGTTCATGGAGAAAGGTCACG ATGGAAGATCGATGTGGGAGATGGACGGAAGAGTTGTGCcagaaaaaagcagcaga TCCAGTGTCGTGGTGGAGGTCCCTTCGTACTATAAGAAGATAACGTGTCCAGTCCAAGTCCAGTTCTACGTATCAAatgggaagagaagaagaagtctGACGAAGAGCTTTACCTTCCTTCCTGGAGTCAGACGTcacctccctgctgctgctcctggacCACAGCTCGTCAAACAGGAGCGCTGGGAGCTCTCCCACAACACATCTGGTTTCGGGACAGATGTGGCTTATTATGATTCCGGTGGCCTCCCAGTGCATTGTGGTCCTCCCTCTCAGAAGGCACCTTTTCTCCACCatcctcctgcttcctctgtCCCCCTTCAAACCCCTGTAATGTtttctcactcctcctctgcccTGCTTCACTCCTCCTCCATGCCTCCTCAGACCTCCTCAGTCCCCCATCAGACCTTGATTCCTCTTCAGACCTTCACCCTCCCTCCTCAGACCTCCTCCATCCCACCTCAGATGTCCACAATGCCTCCCCAGGCTCCCTCTGTCCCCCTTCAAACCTTCGTCATCCCCTCCCAGACCTCCTCGCTGCCTCCACAAACCTCCCCCGTTGGACGTCAGAGGGAACAGTCTCCATCACCGAGTTCTAGGAGAGTGTTCGAGACCCCTGCTGAACCCCAGAAAGACGCTCTGCTGAGCATCAAGCAGGAGCCAGTGGACAAGGAGAATCTGGGATCCTTGGGCCTCCAGGAGATCACACTGGATGATG
- the LOC109645229 gene encoding nuclear factor of activated T-cells, cytoplasmic 3-like isoform X2, with translation MEELDFRLSFEEDSGGRASSAGRVSSAGRASSAGPDVRLPPSSTLALAEQPVIQELQSHPLYYSTLENYQHVGCHSQGPQYGAQGNPRAFDCPSIQITSIAPNSHVEPSSGQEALAVGGAEGGYPEAPWSRDQLYLPLDPCYRDPALCQSPCSSMSSRSWMSDLSSCESFSHIYDDVEGDLGDAARLAMGSPLGSPLGSPGCGGGAFGVELWQQKYQHPGAFSPSLSPHQSPRQSPCHSPRTSITEESWLNRRPTSRPSSRPTSPCGKRRHTSADPRIRARSPSPHHSPSPSPSASPRDSVTDETWVGSPAGALGSLLMSGYQELDVPSKTRRTSGSQLGLLPGQGDPGLELFQDSPTDEAQEHDGLAELFLQVPSHFSWNKPKPGNPPLFRTSSPPPLDWPLPCQYDQCELRLELQPKSYHRAHYETEGSRGSIKASTGGHPVVKLNGYSEQPVSMLLFIGTADDRYLRPHSFYQVHRVTGKTVTTTCQEKTMGYNKVLEIPLLPENNMSASIDCAGILKLRNADIELKKGETDIGRKNTRVRVVLRVALPQPDGRMLWLQTASNPVECSQRSGQEIPQVESFSPAGCSVDGGEELLIIGSNVSAQSRVVFMEKGHDGRSMWEMDGRVVPEKSSR, from the exons atggaggagctggacttcAGGCTGAGCTTCGAGGAGGACTCCGGGGGACGAGCCTCCTCCGCGGGACGTGTCTCCTCCGCGGGACGAGCCTCCTCCGCAG GTCCAGATGTGAGGTTGCCTCCCTCCTCTACGCTGGCTCTGGCCGAGCAGCCCGTGATTCAGGAGCTGCAGAGTCACCCGCTGTATTACTCCACCTTAGAGAACTACCAGCATGTTGGCTGCCATTCCCAGGGGCCCCAGTATGGAGCCCAGGGTAACCCCAGAGCCTTCGACTGCCCGAGTATCCAGATCACCTCTATAGCTCCCAACAGCCATGTGGAGCCCAGCTCTGGACAAGAAGCATTGGCAGTGGgtggagcagagggaggctACCCTGAGGCACCGTGGTCCAGAGACCAGCTGTACTTGCCCCTGGACCCCTGCTACCGGGACCCGGCACTCTGCCAGAGCCCTTGCAGCAGCATGTCTTCCAGGAGCTGGATGTCGGACCTCTCCTCCTGCGAGTCCTTCTCCCACATCTACGATGATGTGGAGGGGGATCTTGGAGATGCCGCCCGCCTTGCCATGGGATCCCCACTCGGGTCACCTCTGGGCTCGCCGGGCTGTGGGGGTGGGGCCTTTGGGGTGGAGTTATGGCAACAGAAATATCAACATCCTGGAGCTTTCAGCCCGTCACTGTCGCCCCATCAGTCGCCCCGTCAGTCGCCCTGCCATTCGCCTCGCACCAGCATCACAGAGGAGAGCTGGCTGAACCGCCGACCCACGTCCAG GCCGTCATCCAGACCAACCTCTCCCTGTGGCAAGAGACGCCACACCAGCGCTGACCCTCGCATCCGTGCCCGCTCACCCTCCCCTCACCACTCACCCAGTCCCTCACCGAGCGCCTCCCCTCGGGACAGTGTGACAGATGAAACGTGGGTAGGAAGCCCCGCCGGGGCCCTCGGGTCCCTTCTGATGTCCGGCTACCAGGAGCTGGACGTCCCCTCTAAGACCAGGAGGACATCAGGAAGCCAGCTGGGACTCCTCCCCGGTCAGGGGGACCCAGGGTTGGAACTGTTCCAGGATTCTCCCACGGACGAGGCACAAGAACACGATGGCCTGGCTGAGCTCTTCCTTCAGGTGCCCTCCCACTTCAGCTGGAACAAACCTAAACCTGGAAACCCTCCACTGTTCAG GACCTCGTCCCCCCCGCCTCTGGACTGGCCTCTGCCGTGTCAGTACGACCAGTGTGAGCTGAGGCTGGAGCTCCAGCCCAAGTCGTACCACAGGGCACATTATGAGACGGAGGGCAGCAGAGGCTCCATCAAAGCATCTACTGGAGGACACCCTGTCGTCAAG TTGAACGGATACAGCGAGCAGCCGGTCAGCATGCTGTTGTTCATCGGCACCGCAGACGACCGCTACCTTCGCCCGCATTCCTTCTACCAGGTCCACCGAGTGACGGGGAAAACGGTCACTACCACCTGCCAGGAGAAAACCATGGGTTACAACAAAGTCCTGGAGATCCCTCTGCTTCCAGAAAACAACATGTCGGCAAG CATCGACTGCGCCGGCATCCTGAAGCTGCGCAATGCCGACATCGAGCTGAAGAAAGGAGAGACGGATATCGGGCGTAAGAACACGAGGGTGCGAGTCGTGTTGAGGGTTGCCCTCCCTCAGCCAGACGGCCGGATGCTGTGGCTACAGACGGCTTCTAATCCTGTGGAGTGTT CCCAGCGCTCGGGTCAGGAGATTCCTCAGGTGGAAAGCTTCAGTCCAGCCGGCTGCTCTGTGGATGGAGGCGAGGAGCTGCTCATCATCGGGTCCAACGTCTCTGCTCAGTCCAGGGTTGTGTTCATGGAGAAAGGTCACG ATGGAAGATCGATGTGGGAGATGGACGGAAGAGTTGTGCcagaaaaaagcagcaga